The Oncorhynchus nerka isolate Pitt River linkage group LG12, Oner_Uvic_2.0, whole genome shotgun sequence genome includes a region encoding these proteins:
- the LOC115138044 gene encoding neuralized-like protein 4 isoform X5, protein MAAELHPCSGKLIGLSNSNRTAQRNQPVQEFNHGLVLSREPLKDRDVFTVRIDKKVNSWSGSIEIGVTSLDPAGLDFPSSATGLKGGSWIVSGCSVLRDGRSVLEEYGRDLDQLSEGDRVGIQRSTHGDLHLWVNGQDCGAAASGLPTGLWAVVDLYGKCTQVTVVSCEPPSLAERDTERETVEEREQEDEEEEVVVCGVREGEFGGLTSAVNLAAATNGTLEEVPVLPPTHNRPDKFPNNLEPETVLTEHQLFDVLNNAIVSLYRSEDNGGGDLGGGGIGRDSGTGSRGDRGSSSGGGSVNGNSSDSGGGTGNTGSVNSPAGGGGARLGAVTGGMLTNDALLFHEKCGTLIKLSNNNKTAERRRPLDEFNNGVVMTNRPLRHNEMFEIRIDKLVDKWSGSIEIGVTTHNPNNLDYPATMTNLRSGTIMMSGCGILTNGKGTRREYCEFSLDELQEGDHIGLMHKASGALHFYINGIDQGVAAAQTPAVVYAVVDLYGMAVKVTIVHNHNHSDRLRRNNAIMRALSPDVGRPRPAHSLTPDPDTPDRLLFHSNCGQKAAIISEGRTALRPHATDDFNHGVVLSGRPLHSNEVFQVRIDKMVDKWAGSIEIGVTTHNPAYLQLPSTMTNLRSGTWMMTGNGVMHNGTTILDEYGHNLDRLKAGDTVGVVRKEDGSLHFFVNGVAQGPAAWNVPPSVYAVVDLYGQAAQATIMDDVADLPPLPEDSSEGPTVMSPSSPCSVAGGNSANDLRFHQLHGTNAVITNGGRTALRQNCRSEFNDAIVISNRCLRDGELFEIVIQKMVDRWSGSIEAGKIMAGVTAIRPEELEFPNTMTDIDYDTWMLSGTAIMQDGNTMRNNYGCDLDTLTTGSRIGMMRSATGDLHYYINGVDQGVACTGLPPGKEVYAVIDLYGQCVQVSITSSSGPQDNSLCTSNITERSFPIHSPVAGVAHRLHSKHGKNVVLLGEGCQAVRVGGYAHGIVFSAKELKTDELFEVKIDEVDDQWSGSLHMGLTTLAPPELPSCPMSGLSPTLTQLRSKVTWLLAGSEVRRNGLLQRQNYGASLDRLTVGNRVGVKRCSDDTMHVLIDGEDMGPAATAVAKNVYAVLDLYGRVTAVSIVSSSVLEDAGSVKAPSLSSDSCSEGEEDRMPVEGGEPALVPNTVMAFLENHGKNIQLSHENLTAARVSSYNQGLLVTAQPLPRQQLFQFQIDRLNASWTSSLSLGVIGHSPDRLNFPSTACCLKRSVWLLQRDSVFHNSLKICENYGPNLDTCPEGTVLGLLVDGNSCLHLYVNGMDQGVAAQDIPTPCYPLIDLYGQCEQVTIVTNNVATVGGEGIKARCQGDMEKADMVDGIKESVCWMPHPEVNPNKTCEYQALCSRFKDLLTLPDGYFNEDAKYNLCYCESCHKLRGDESYYKRGEPPRDYALPFGWCRFALRIKPHCDVSNSFKQWHIAYHGTSVGALRRTLDHAQLLSGTSSIFSVSPVKMEGPNGYSEPEENSSNSLPDRDREVPRVQLSPTMRYSGLEMFAPKVQFRDPRSHCCHQAQVGFQVCVRPGSYKVGPQTLGAIEPLDPRFSNTEIEWITKDQGGTLLYGLLIRVE, encoded by the exons ATGGCGGCTGAGCTGCACCCGTGTAGCGGAAAGCTAATCGGACTGTCGAATTCGAACCGAACCGCTCAGCGGAACCAACCAGTCCAGGAGTTTAACCACGGTTTGGTTCTAAGCAGAGAGCCGCTGAAAGACCGTGATGTATTCACCGTCCGTATTGACAAAAAG GTGAACTCTTGGAGCGGCTCCATAGAGATCGGGGTGACTTCTCTGGACCCGGCTGGTCTCGACTTCCCCAGCAGCGCTACGGGTCTGAAGGGAGGCTCCTGGATCGTGTCTGGCTGCTCGGTGCTACGTGACGGCCGCTCCGTCCTCGAGGAGTACGGCCGAGACCTGGACCAGCTGTCTGAGGGTGACCGTGTGGGCAtacag CGGAGCACCCACGGCGACCTCCACCTGTGGGTGAACGGGCAGGACTGTGGCGCGGCTGCCAGTGGTCTCCCGACGGGCCTCTGGGCGGTGGTGGACCTCTATGGCAAGTGTACGCAAGTGACTGTGGTGAGCTGCGAGCCGCCGTCCTTGgcggagagagacacggagagggaGACGGTGGAGGAGCGTGAgcaggaagatgaggaggaagaggtggtggtGTGCGGGGTCAGGGAGGGGGAGTTCGGGGGTCTGACGTCAGCGGTGAACCTGGCGGCGGCGACAAACGGGACGTTAGAGGAAG TGCCTGTGCTCCCTCCTACTCATAACCGACCTGACAAGTTTCCCAACAACCTTGAGCCTGAGACGG TTCTGACGGAGCACCAGCTCTTTGACGTGTTAAACAATGCCATTGTATCCCTTTACCGCTCTGAGGACAATGGAGGGGGAGATCTGGGAGGAGGTGGAATAGGGAGAGACTCAGGAACAGGAAGTAGAGGGGACAGGGGGAGCAGCAGCGGTGGGGGATCCGTTAACGGTAACAGTAGTGACAGCGGGGGCGGGACCGGCAATACTGGAAGCGTCAACAGCCCTGCAGGTGGCGGAGGGGCAAGACTCGGGGCAGTGACGGGCGGGATGCTGACCAATGATGCGCTGCTGTTCCACGAGAAGTGCGGCACACTGATCAAGCTGAGCAACAACAACAAGACGGCGGAGAGGCGGCGACCGCTGGACGAGTTCAACAACGGCGTGGTCATGACCAACCGGCCGCTTCGACACAACGAGATGTTTGAG ATCCGCATAGATAAGCTGGTGGACAAGTGGTCGGGGTCGATCGAGATCGGCgtgacaacacacaaccccaacAACTTGGACTACCCAGCCACAATGACAAATCTGCGCTCAG GTACAATCATGATGAGTGGCTGTGGGATCCTGACGAACGGCAAGGGAACACGTCGGGAGTACTGTGAATTCAGCCTGGATGAACTGcag GAGGGGGATCACATAGGCTTGATGCACAAGGCCAGCGGAGCTCTTCACTTCTACATCAATGGCATCGACCAAG GCGTGGCAGCGGCCCAGACGCCCGCTGTAGTCTACGCCGTGGTCGACCTCTACGGCATGGCTGTCAAGGTGACCATCGTCCACAATCACAACCACAGCGACCGCCTCCGCCGCAACAACGCCATCATGCGGGCGCTGTCGCCAGACGTTGGTCGCCCCCGGCCTGCCCACTCCCTCACGCCGGACCCCGACACTCCCGACcgcctcctctttcactccaactGTGGCCAAAAGGCAGCCATCATCAGCGAGGGCAGGACGGCTCTTCGCCCTCA TGCTACGGACGACTTCAATCACGGCGTGGTCTTGAGCGGCCGCCCGCTGCACTCCAACGAGGTGTTCCAGGTGCGCATCGACAAGATGGTGGACAAGTGGGCAGGCTCCATCGAGATCGGCGTGACCACGCACAACCCCGCCTACCTGCAGCTGCCCTCCACCATGACCAACCTGCGCTCAG GGACTTGGATGATGACAGGAAACGGGGTGATGCACAACGGAACCACCATACTGGACGAGTACGGACACAACCTGGACCGACTCAAA GCGGGGGACACAGTGGGCGTGGTGCGGAAGGAGGACGGGAGCCTCCACTTCTTTGTGAACGGGGTGGCACAGGGCCCGGCGGCTTGGAACGTCCCACCCAGTGTCTACGCCGTGGTGGACCTCTACGGCCAGGCCGCACAGGCAACCATCATGGACGACGTGG CagacctcccccctctccccgaGGACAGCTCGGAGGGCCCCACCGTCATGTCGCCCAGCAGCCCATGCTCGGTCGCCGGGGGCAACAGTGCCAACGACCTGCGCTTCCACCAGCTGCACGGCACTAACGCGGTAATCACCAATGGGGGGCGCACCGCCCTCAGACAGAACTGTCGATCCGAGTTCAACGACGCCATCGTCATCTCTAACAG GTGCCTTCGAGACGGAGAGCTCTTTGAGATAGTCATTCAGAAGATGGTGGACCGGTGGTCGGGGTCAATAGAAGCAGGTAAGATAATGGCAG gTGTGACTGCTATCAGGCCAGAAGAGCTGGAGTTTCCCAACACCATGACGGATATAGACTACGATACCTGGATGCTTAG TGGCACCGCCATCATGCAGGACGGCAACACCATGCGTAACAACTACGGCTGTGACCTGGACACTCTGACCACGGGCAGTAGGATCGGCATGATGCGCTCGGCCACCGGCGACCTTCACTACTACATCAACGGTGTGGACCAGGGGGTGGCCTGCACCGGGCTGCCGCCAGGTAAAG AGGTGTATGCGGTGATAGACCTGTATGGTCAGTGTGTCCAGGTGTCCATCACCAGTTCCTCTGGCCCTCAGGATAACAGTCTGTGTACCAGCAACATCACAGAGAGGAGtttccccatacactccccag TGGCAGGCGTGGCCCACCGGCTCCACAGTAAGCATGGTAAGAACGTGGTTctactgggagagggctgccagGCCGTCAGGGTGGGAGGATACGCACACGGCATCGTCTTCAGCGCCAAGGAACTCAAAACAGACGAACTGTTTGAG gtgaaGATAGACGAGGTGGATGACCAGTGGTCTGGTTCCCTCCACATGGGTCTGACCACCCTAGCCCCTCCAGAGCTGCCCTCCTGCCCCATGTCAGGCCTGTCCCCCACCCTCACACAGCTCCGGTCCAAGGTCACCTGGCTGCTAGCCGGGTCAGAGGTCAGACGCAACGGGCTCCTGCAGAGACAGAACTACGGCGCCTCCCTGGACAGACTGACG GTGGGTAACCGCGTCGGGGTGAAGAGATGCAGCGATGACACCATGCACGTCCTTATCGACGGAGAGGACATGGGACCAGCTGCCACCGCTGTGGCCAAG AACGTGTATGCAGTGTTGGACCTGTATGGTCGTGTGACAGCGGTGTCCATCGTCAGTTCGTCAGTGCTGGAGGACGCAGGGAGCGTCAaggctccctccctctcctcagacaGCTGTagcgaaggagaggaggaccgtATGCCG gtTGAGGGTGGTGAGCCGGCCCTGGTGCCCAACACAGTCATGGCCTTCCTGGAGAACCATGGGAAGAACATCCAGCTGTCCCATGAGAACCTGACGGCGGCCCGTGTCTCCAGCTACAACCAGGGCCTCCTAGTCACAGCACAACCCCTGCCCCGACAACAACTGTTCCAG TTTCAGATCGACCGCCTGAACGCATCGTGGACGTCGTCCCTGTCGCTAGGGGTGATTGGCCACTCCCCAGACCGCCTCAACTTTCCCTCCACTGCGTGCTGTCTGAAACGCTCTGTGTGGCTGCTGCAGAGAGACTCTGTCTTCCACAACTCACTGAag ATCTGTGAGAACTATGGTCCTAACCTGGACACATGTCCAGAGGGTACAGTCCTGGGTCTGCTGGTGGATGGGAACAGCTGTCTGCACCTTTATGTGAACGGTATGGACCAGGGAGTAGCAGCCCAGGATATCCCTACGCCATGCTACCCCCTCATAGACCTATACGGACAGTGTGAACAG GTTACCATAGTGACCAACAACGTGGCGACCGTGGGAGGAGAGGGCATCAAGGCGCGTTGCCAGGGCGACATGGAGAAAGCGGACATGGTtgatg GGATCAAAGAGAGTGTTTGCTGGATGCCCCATCCAGAGGTCAACCCCAACAAGACCTGTGAGTACCAGGCCCTGTGCTCGCGCTTCAAGGACCTGCTGACACtgccag ATGGTTACTTCAACGAGGATGCCAAGTATAACCTGTGTTACTGTGAGTCGTGCCACAAGCTGCGGGGGGACGAGTCCTACTACAAGAGAGGGGAGCCCCCACGAGACTACGCCCTGCCCTTTGGCTGGTGCCGCTTCGCTCTGAG GATCAAGCCCCACTGTGATGTGTCCAATTCGTTTAAGCAGTGGCACATAGCCTACCACGGCACCAGCGTAGGGGCCCTCAGACGCACACTGGACCATGCCCAGCTGCTCTCTG GGACGTCGTCCATCTTCTCTGTGTCTCCGGTGAAGATGGAGGGTCCTAACGGCTACAGTGAGCCAGAGGAGAACAGCAGCAACAGCCTCCCTGACAGGGACAGGGAGGTTCCCCGGGTTCAGCTGTCCCCCACCATGCGCTACTCCGGCCTGGAGATGTTCGCCCCCAAAGTGCA atTCCGGGACCCCCGTTCTCACTGCTGTCACCAGGCCCAGGTGGGTTTCCAGGTGTGTGTCCGGCCGGGCTCCTATAAGGTGGGGCCCCAGACCCTGGGAGCCATCGAACCCCTGGATCCCCGCTTCAGCAACACAGAGATCGAGTGGATCACCAAGGATCAGGGGGGCACCCTCCTCTACGGCCTGCTCATACGGGTGGAATGA